In Oryza sativa Japonica Group chromosome 3, ASM3414082v1, one DNA window encodes the following:
- the LOC4332177 gene encoding pentatricopeptide repeat-containing protein At4g37170 has product MASRSRAVSSGFTKAPTFSVTTASQLHDAIDRLLPRLRGDPSLAPAARALAAAATASLPPSTVLSNRLLHLLSSHPATLPDALALFSSIAAPDICSHNTLISALSRSPRHLPSARELFDRMPQRDHFAWSALVSGYTRHGQPEAALALYRRMQEEPGNDGADNEFTASSALAAAAAARCGRAGRELHCHVVRRGIDAAGGDAVLWSALADMYAKCGRVDDARRVFDRMPVRDAVSWTAMVERYFDGGRGGEGFRLFLHMLRTRGVRPNEFTYAGVLRACAQFAVESFGRQVHGRMAKSGTGDSCFAESALLRMYSKCGDMGSAVRVFEAMAKPDLVSWTAVISGYAQNGQPEEALRYFDMFLRSGIKPDHVTFVGVLSACAHAGLVDKGLEIFHSIKEQYCIEHTADHYACVIDLLSRSGQFERAEKMIGNMAVKPNKFLWASLLGGCRIHKNVGLARRAAEALFEIEPENPATYVTLANIYASVGLFDEVEDVRRIMESKGITKMPASSWIEVGRRVHVFLVGDKSHPKADEIYALLKKLYVKMVEEGYVADIEFVLHDVEDEQKEQDIGYHSERLAVAFGIIATPEGSPIKVFKNLRICGDCHAAIKLISQIVQRDIIVRDSNRFHHFKDGICSCRDYW; this is encoded by the coding sequence ATGGCGTCGCGCTCGCGCGCCGTCTCCTCCGGCTTCACGAAGGCGCCGACCTTCTCCGTCACCACCGCGTCGCAGCTCCACGACGCCATCGACCGCCTCCTCCCGCGGCTACGCGGCGACCCGTCCCTcgcccccgccgcgcgcgcgctcgccgcggcaGCCACCGCCTCGCTGCCGCCCTCCACCGTCCTCTCcaaccgcctcctccacctgctCTCCTCCCACCCAGCCACCCTCCCCGACGCGCTCGCGCTCTTCTCCTCCATCGCGGCCCCGGACATCTGCTCCCACAACACCCTCATCTCCGCGCTCTCTCGCTCCCCGCGCCACCTCCCCTCCGCGCGGGAGCTGTTCGACCGAATGCCCCAGAGGGATCACTTCGCCTGGTCCGCCCTCGTCTCAGGTTACACCCGACACGGCCAGCCCGAGGCCGCGCTCGCGCTCTACCGGCGGATGCAGGAGGAGCCGGGGAACGATGGCGCGGACAACGAGTTCACCGCGTCCAGCGCgctcgcggcggccgcggccgcacGGTGCGGCCGCGCGGGCAGGGAGCTGCACTGCCACGTCGTGAGGAGAGGgatcgacgccgccggcggcgacgccgtcctGTGGAGCGCGCTCGCGGAcatgtacgccaagtgcggccgCGTGGACGACGCGAGGAGGGTCTTCGACCGGATGCCGGTCCGGGACGCCGTCTCCTGGACGGCGATGGTGGAGAGGTACttcgacggcggccgcggcggggaaGGGTTCAGGCTGTTCCTCCACATGCTGAGGACCCGAGGTGTTCGACCAAACGAGTTCACCTACGCGGGGGTTCTGCGCGCCTGCGCACAGTTCGCCGTCGAGAGCTTCGGGAGGCAGGTGCACGGCCGGATGGCGAAGAGCGGCACTGGAGACTCCTGCTTCGCGGAGAGCGCGCTCCTCCGCATGTACTCCAAGTGCGGCGACATGGGGAGCGCGGTGCGCGTGTTTGAGGCCATGGCGAAGCCGGACTTGGTGTCGTGGACGGCGGTGATCTCCGGCTATGCGCAGAACGGGCAGCCGGAGGAGGCGCTGCGCTACTTCGACATGTTCTTGAGGTCTGGAATTAAGCCTGATCATGTCACTTTTGTTGGTGTTCTGTCAGCGTGTGCTCATGCCGGCCTGGTCGACAAGGGCCTCGAGATCTTCCATTCGATTAAGGAACAGTATTGCATTGAGCACACTGCTGATCATTACGCTTGCGTGATCGATCTCCTAAGCCGGTCAGGCCAATTTGAGCGAGCAGAAAAGATGATAGGTAATATGGCAGTGAAACCTAACAAGTTCCTATGGGCGTCCTTGCTTGGTGGCTGCCGGATTCACAAGAATGTTGGCTTGGCAAGGCGGGCAGCAGAAGCATTGTTCGAAATAGAACCCGAGAATCCAGCAACTTATGTAACTCTGGCAAATATTTATGCCTCGGTTGGTCTTTTTGATGAGGTTGAGGATGTCAGAAGAATCATGGAATCAAAGGGTATAACCAAAATGCCGGCCTCAAGTTGGATTGAAGTTGGGAGAAGAGTTCATGTGTTCCTAGTTGGTGATAAATCGCATCCTAAAGCTGATGAAATCTATGCACTTCTGAAGAAGCTGTATGTGAAAATGGTGGAAGAAGGGTATGTGGCGGACATTGAATTTGTTCTCCATGATGTCGAAGATGAGCAGAAGGAGCAGGACATTGGCTACCACAGCGAGCGGCTTGCTGTTGCATTTGGGATCATTGCCACTCCGGAGGGTTCCCCGATCAAGGTTTTCAAGAACCTGCGCATTTGCGGGGACTGCCATGCTGCTATTAAGCTCATATCGCAGATTGTGCAGAGAGATATCATTGTTAGGGACTCGAATAGGTTCCATCACTTCAAGGACGGGATATGTTCTTGCAGAGATTACTGGTGA